Below is a window of Panthera leo isolate Ple1 chromosome B4, P.leo_Ple1_pat1.1, whole genome shotgun sequence DNA.
CTGCTGCCAAGGAACCAGAAGGGTGAGGGCTTGGatgtgggggctgggtgggaaggagggcctTCTGGGCTGGACCCCTTGTCAGGTCCCCTGTGCCTGCCAGCTCtggtcctgcctccctccccgggTACCTGCTGTGAGGCTAGGTCTGCCAGGCCacatcccctctgccccctctttgCCCATAGCTGGCTCGGCCCCTGGGTGCCCGAGTCCTGTGACGGgtctctgctctccttcccctgccctggcTCTGCTGGGCCCCTGGGAGGGGCCTCCTGGAGGGAGGGGCCtcctggagggaggggctgggctgaCCCTGTCCAGTCCCCCATCTTTCGCAGAGGCTGAGGGGGCTGAGGAGCAGCCAATGGAAGTCTGTGTGTGCAGTTCCGTCCCTGTGCTCAGCGCCTCCCAGGAGCCAGGTGAGAAGAGAGCACCACAGTGGACTtgcggggttggggtggggagatggggctCTGCATGGGGCCATGCTCCGCCGCCCCAGGGGTGAGGTGTGGGGAGCAACGAAGCCTGGGTTCTTTGCACCTGGACCtaggcctccctccccaccttggcCTCACTGCGCTCTCTTGGTCTCGTGACTGCCCTCTGGCCGTTCTTGGGCCTGTGAGGTTTGGACCTAGCCCTGGGCACACATGGATGGCAGCCTTTCAGGAGGAAAATTGGTTAAAACGAGCCAAATGAAACCGTGGCATGGCGAGAGGCGTGGTCATACCACTCCGGGTCTAATGAGCGGGGCTGAGTGAGGGAATCGGCCTTGCAGCCTCTCCGGGGTGTTGGCCAAGGCCAGCCTCCCATCTGCTGTCTGGCCTTGGGCTTCTCGGGGCTGACCGGTCTCTTGCTCCCCTGCCCAGGTACCTCTCCGGAAGGCCCGCTGCCTGGAGgtggtgatgaggatgaggaCGCAGATGGGGCAGTGGAGCTCCCTGAGCCCATGGCCCCCGACGTCCCTCCCGagccccaggagcccaggagcccGCAGCAGGTGGGGGCCCTGCGAGGCCTGCGAAGGCCCCACGCTCCGGGGGGATAGGTGGGCCTGGGGGCTTTGCCCCTGGTCCTTGCACCCAGCCCTTTCGGGTGGTGCCTTCTACATCTTTCCTCTTTCGGACCAGCATAGCTGCTGCTCCTTAGAGAGGTGGCCTAGGGTTCAAGGGTCTGAGCCCTGTGGTCATGGTACCACCTAGGGTGGCAGCTGGTCTCCCAAGCTGACTCCCGAGATCAGGCtggtgggaggggatgggcttTGGAGGCTGTTGCTGCCCCTTCCACCCCCGAGGGTTGGCTTTGTGTTCCTGCCTGGAGCTCCAAAATctttttgttaaaacaaaaatcctgaTACATACAGGAGAAAcgttaatatttgttaattttgattGGTACATACATGGATGTTTATTgcggtcttttttttcttttttggtattttttaaaggaaaaaaaacagtaccCCATTTTACTAGTTTGTGTGTTCTAAAGTTTTTCCTAGagtgtttgttttccttaagaGGGTCCTTCTGCAGGGTTCTTGATGTCCGACCCTAGAGCAGACTACTGGGGTGCCCCAGCcttgggtggaggaggggagaggcatcCCTGGGGCTGTTTCTTTGCAGAGTGCTGCCCAGCCCAGCAGGTGTGTGCTGCGGGAGCGACGGGAGCCTATGTCCCTGCTGAAGGTGAGGGTTAGTGGGGCTCAGACCCTCCCCGGCAAGGAGGATGTGCTTTGGGGCTCTGCTGCCCACCCCTCACTCCTGCTAGCTTTCAGAGCTCCGCATGCCTGGGCTCCTAGCTGGAGGCCCTTTGTGCTGGCTCTCTTTTCCAAGGAATCTTCCTTGCCCCAGAAATCGAATCCCCTCTTCTGCTGCTCTGGGGAACCTCTCTCTCTGGTGGGTCACCCTTGGGTCCTGGATTGAATGTGGCCAGCCCTCCTCTGTGTCTGGACTTCTGGGGGGAAGGTGTACATCCCCCGCTCCCACCCCAGGGTCTGCTTGTACTCTTTGCTCAGGAGACCCCAGACCCCTGGCAGAGCCTGGACCCCTTTGACTCCCTGGACGCCAAGCCCTTCAAGAAAGGTAATTGGGTGGAGGGACACCTTCACTCGGGCACCTGTGGCTGGGTTCTCCGGAGCGCTAGTGGTAGATGAGGGTGGGGGCTGTGCTGCCTAGTGCGGTCTGCACTTGCTCCTAGGGCTTGTGGGTGCCATCATCCGCCCCAGGGCCTTTAGTTGTGCACTGAGACGTAGCCATTTGCCCCCAGGTAGGCCCTACTCTGTGCCCCCCTGTGTGGAGGAGGTTCCAGGACAGAAGCGCAAGAGGAAGGGTGTCGCCAAGCTGCAGGACTTCCACCAGTGGTACCTGGCTGCTTGTGAGTGGGTGTGGTGGGGCCGGGCCAGGGCAGGAGGGTCCGCGTGCAGCTCACGGGGACTCGGTTCCTACTGACCAAATTCTCTTGAAGATGCCGAGCACGCTGACAGCAGGAGGCCCCGGCGAAAGGGCCCGTCCTTTGCAGGTGAGGTCAGGGTCGTGTGCGCCCTCTGCTGAGTGCCTGCCTCCCCTCGGCCTGGGGGCACCCAAGGCTCCAGGCGGaccggggaggggggctgggcagggCGTGGGAGTCCCTCTTACAAGGGCTTTGTGTGTAGACATGGAAGTCCTGTACTGGAAGCACGTGAAGGAGCAGCTGGAGACCCTCCGGAAGCTGCAGAGGAGGGAGGCAAGTACTGGCCACCGTCTGGAGCCCGCGTGGTCCCAGGTGGGAGACAGCAGTGTGCCTCATAGATGCTGTCTGCACGCAGGTGGCGGAGCGGTGGCTGCCGAGGCCTGAGGAGGGGCTGTGGCCTGTGGAAGAGGACCGCCTGGAGGATTCCCTGGAGGATCTGGGGGCGGCAGGTGGGAGCCTACTGGGACGGGCCAGGGTGGGGGCTCGGCATCCGCTGCCAGCCAGCCTGCCTCCTCCTGGGCCTCTCTGTCTGCCAACAGATGACTTTCTAGAGCCTGAGGAGTATGCAGAGCCTCAGGAGGCAAAGCCTGGGGAGGCCGCGGACCTGGGTAGGTCTGAGAGTGAGCTGCTGgccggggtcgggggggggggggggggccgctcCGGGCCCCTGAGGACGGCGGAGGGGGGAAGCGGTGTGGCCCGTGGCCACAGAAGCTCATAGCTGCCCCTTTCCCAGAAGCAGAGGCCGTGCCGGCATCCCTGAGCTATGAGGAGCTGGTCCGCAGGAATGTGGTAGGTCCCAGTCGGAGCAGGTGGGGGCGCTGGGTGCGGGGCTCCTGCACAGAAGGTGGCAGCTCCTGGTCCCGCCCTAGGAGCTCTTCATCGCCACGTCTCAGAAGTTTGTGCAGGAGACGGAGCTGAGCGAGCGCATCAGGCACTGGGAGGACACCGTCCAGCCGCTGCTCCGggagcaggtgagggaggggtTGGGCCAGGCCCCGACTGACAGCTAGGGCCTCCCCTGCCGCCTGCCTGGGTTTTGCCCCGGGATCTTGCCCCTCCTTCTTGCAGGAACGGCACGTGCCCTTTGACATCCACACCTATGGGGACCAGGTGGTCTCAAGGTTCAGCCAGCTCAACCAGTGGTGTCCCTTCGCGGAGCTGGTAGCCGGCCAACCTGCCTTCGAGGTGTGTCGCTCCATGTTGGCCTCCCTGCAGCTGGTGAGTggcctggggagcctgggagggaaGCGGTCCCCGACTCTGCTGACACCTTATCCCTGTAGGCCAACGACCACACGGTGGAGATCACCCAGCAGCCGGGGCTGGAGGCAGCCGTGGACACCATGTCCCTGAGGCTACTCACCCACCAGCGGGCCCACGAGCGCTTCCAGACTTACGCTGCCCCCTCCACGGCCCAGCCTTGAGCGGGGAGCATCGACGCTGACGGGTGGGCTCTGGAGCTCCGTCCCCCGTGGGTGCCGGGCATCGCGTCTGCTCGCTCGACCCTGTTTCCTGGCTGGCCCAGCCCAATAAAACGGTGTCGCCATCCCACGTAGTCTCGAAAAACACTCCTGCGCTCTGCAGGCAAAGGGCTGCGCTGCCCTGCCGTGGCCTCCTGGGGCCACCGACGACGCAGACCACAGGCACACAGCTCCATCACACCCTCTTTAATGACCGGGTTCAGCGCAGGACGCTGCGGAAGGCAGCCATGTGGCGCCTCACGCTGTCTGCGATCTGCTCTGCTGATCTGGCCCGGCTGTAGTAGTCTGTGAAGAGGCCGTCAGGGCTGAGCAGGTAGATGGCAGTGGAGTGGTCCACGATGTAATCCTGGTCCTCGTCCTTGGGGCCCGCGCTGTAGTACACGCGGTAGCTGCGGCTCACTTGGGCCACCTGCTCAGCAGAACCGGTCAGGCCCAGCAACCGTGGGTGGAAGTCCTGTACGTAGCGGGCCATGGCTGCGACGGTGTCCCGCTCGGGGTCCACAGTAATGAAGACAGGCTGCACCGGGGGCAGGCCGGGCTCAGCCTCCAGCTGCCGTACCACCTGCACCAACTTCTCCAGCTCGTCTGGGCAGATGTCGGGGCAGTGAGTGAACCCAAAGTACATCAGCACCCACTGACCCCGGAAGTCGGCTTTGCGGCGAGCCCGTCCCTGGTGGTCCAGCAGGCTGAAGTCACCCTGGCCCACAGCCGCCTGGCGCAGGGCCTCTGTCCGCTGTTGCTGCCGCCGCTGCTCCTTCTCAGCCCTGGCAGCCAGCcaggccccacccagcccagccccaaaCAAGGCGGTGATCAACAGCCTAGTTCCAAGCCCGGGGCCCTGGGGCCGGCTCTGCCTGCCTGTGTCTCCAGGGCCCTGCCTTGACAGGAGCCGACACCTCACATGTCCGGCCTTGCCTCCCGGGGTCCAAACGAGGGCTGGGGGCTTCAGATGAGAGAGCCTGTGCCAAGCCTTGGGTGCCAGAACCAGCAGCAGCATGGACCTGACGCTCCTAGGAAAGAGCACAGTTGTCAGGAGCCTGCGGTTGCCTCCGCCTCCTGGGTCAGCCCCCGTTGGCTCTGGGGAGACTTGCCACCATCTGAAGGACCAAGCCTGCACGGCAGCTCACAGCTGCTCACCTAGAGCTCAGGATGCCTCACCTATGAAAGGTGTTCTCGAATGCCCATGCTTGTCACTCCTGTCCTTTAGCTGGAGAGGCTAAGTCTGTCTCCTCCCACCCTGGTCCTGTGCCTGCAGCTCTATGGCCCGGGGAAGCACTCCACACCTCACCGGGTCAGCTGATGGGAAGCATTCCAAGTGCATGCCTTGCCTGGGCTCCTGAGCATGTGTGTCGTTTTGCAATAAACCCATTTCTTGAAAGGAGGTGGCCGAGTCTCTGCCTTTAACCTCCAAAGATGGGCTCCTCCGGCCCTTCTGCGGCCTGCCAGCCTTTCACCACTTTaactctgtgccccctccccccgcgctCAGCAGCAGCCCTGTGCACCCATGCCGGTCCGCCCACGAGGAGCCCGGGCAAGTACCCACCGACGCCGCTCCAGGCCGAGCTTTCCTGGTGCTCTCACCCCGAGAGGAATGAGGTTTCCACTGGTCACGAGcgtccccaccccccttcacagCCAGGATCCTGACACCAACTTCGGTGTCCCCCGTGTCCTTCTCACAGGAGCCCCTGGAAATTTGCTAAGTGGGGGCCTTAAGACTCCCCCTCACCTGTTCGTTCAGCTGCTGAGAAGACCCTCGGGAGGATTCCCAGACTTCTGGTCTCCGCCCACTTCCGGATGGTTCCTGGGGTTGCGCTCTGGGCTGGATGACCTTTGGCACGTCCCACAGCCTCTCTCCACCAGCTTCCTTCTTTACATACGCGCTCTAAGCAGTGCACGCGATGTGCCTGGCAAGCGAAGGCAGCCTGTGGCCTTCCTGGGCCCCTTTTTTCTGGGAGCCCCACCTCCAGGGCGCCCTCCCGGACGCGCACCTGTAAGGTCAGAAAGCTGGACACCGAGCCACACACCGAGCACGACCCAGTCTCCTCGGAACCCGGCGTAAGTACCGCGACTCAGGGGACAGCCCCGCTCTGCCAGAGCTCGTCACCGCTGTAGACTCAACCACGCTGCACTAGCCGAGTCGACAGGTTCCTGCGCTACCGGTGCGCTCAACGCCAGCGCGCACGCTCATGGGCTTGGCGCACGCGCAGACAAGCGTGAACGTCCCCGCTCCCCAGTCCCTGCTTCTCTGCGCGCGTGCGCAAAAGGTGGCGGGCCCAGCGCAGAGTTGGGCGGGGCGTctccctggccccgccccttCGCGCTCCGTCCCGCGGCGGCCCGGCTTCCCTCGGAGCcactcccccacttcctctcgcTCTCGCCCGCCTTCCTGCGGTTTCGCCGCGGCCGTCTGTTGCGCAGTGTGTCGATCGGcgcgcgcgggcggcggcgggaaGAGGTCGGCAAAGGACGAGGGGGTGGCGAAGGGCGCGCGGTTCGAGGGCACGACGACCCCCGCAGGGCCAGCCTCCGGCCCACGCCGACCTGCAGTTCAGCTTCCACCTCCCGCCGGAGTGGATGCCTCGCGTGGCTGCGCCCGGATGAGTTGCGCGGTGCCGGCCGGAGGCGGGGGGCCAGGGGTGAGAATCCGGGCTcggggaaggaaaggggatggGAACTCGGAGAAGGGAAGGGGCCTGGGTTGGTGGGGAGGGACGGAGGTCTCCCCACGCCCACTGTCCACGGGCACGTGCAGCTCCTCCTCCTGGCGCGGGGGTCCGGGAGCATAGGCCTGGAGCCAGGCCCAGGTCCAGGCTCTGCTCCCGGGCATCCACTCGAAGCGCCCCTGGGCCGGGCGGTCCTCCGGCTCCCAAGAGGCACATGGGACCAGACTGCCAGAGTCATGAAGGGGAAGTTGAGCTCACGTTAGAAGACCTACCCAAACAGGCCACAGCCACACTGGGATTCCCATAGGACACACGAACTCCAGCAGGCACGGGTGCTCCCCAGGACTCTTGCCAGCTGGTGGGTGTGACTGGGGAATACTTCAAGTCCACCACCGGAGGGGATGGGCTGTCCACCATCTTATGACTGAGGACGGAGGGGGTGGTGACGCAGAGGGGTCTGGAGCTTTTTCGGAGATGTGGCGTGtgagaagtgagatgattcattttcagaaacaccAAATAAAAGTTGTGCTGTCTACTTAAGAATAGGTTTataacctattggaaatatgtatgaacctcccccccccccccccccccccccccgccggagtcccaaacccttaggcacttcacttcctggttcttcccctctccttttgcGGCCTTATTTTCTTGGGCTTTGCAGTTAGCGTgcaccaaagaactgaagtctgcctcacctcagggaatgtacatttgttccaaccAGACTACTTTGTGCCTTCCGTGGGCAGAGGCGACCTCTGGggaaggctgtaacctctgtagtactcaccAATGAAGAACAAGGGGAGGGACTTcacgctaggagataaattgcctgctgtaacCGCCCTGAGTGTGCCTGTCGGTTAGACACcgctcttgcaagaacgttgattaGAGCCTGgcttcactgtgctctgagtctccGTGTCCTTTCTTCGAGTGCGTGTCCTTTCTTCGAGTGGGTcggtgggcttatttctcacagggGTATACTGACTCTTGGGTCGGTCATGAGGGTTTAGGGACCCTGAATGTTGAGGATCAAGTCCCCTGTTGTACCTGCAACGGGCTTGGTGGGTTGTGCATCAGTCAGGTCACCTTTCTGAGTTGGTGGTTCTTGTGATGGTACGCTGACCCTGGGGTCTATTCAGATCGCCAGTGATTGGGGGAAGTCCCATGGTCTCCTGATGAGAGGACCCTGACTGTGTGGGTCAGAGGTCAGGGGTCTTTAACATGCAGGAAGTAGACCTGGAGTCTGAGGTCAGGTTACCTGTGATGACTAGCAGGGTGTCAATGGTGACTGACACTCTGGCTTCATACAGGAGTCCATCCACAGGAACCAGCTTCTTGCCCTGACCCATAGGACTGCGCCCACTCCCTCCAGCAGCCCTTACATCTGGTCAGACTACCCTGCATCAGGACTTCCAGTGACCCCCTTCACTGACCCTGATCGAGGATTCATCAGCAACCATGACAGGTGTCCAAGACCATGACCAGAAACTTCTGAACAATTCTGGTAATTTCTCATTAATGACTGGTCCGACCCATCAGGTATAATGACCAATGTCTTGTGGCCCATTAAGGATTGATCAGAGAGTCCAATGGTGATTGTTATCAAGTCCCTATTAATGACTCCAGTCAAGGTTTCACTGATGATGTGACCAAAGTTCAATGACCATCAGTGACCCATAAATAACTTTGATCAATATCCTCATTAGTGACCCCGATTAATGACCTATCAGTGATTCTTCAGAGATTCTGGCCAATATTACCATCAAGAATCTAGATCAATGACCAGTGGCCCACCTGTACCTGCTCTTAACTCCGGATGAGGGTGAATCCAGGAATAGACTCCAGTTTATTGGCGGGACTTcctccccggccccacccctccctgctccaccAGGGTACCTCAAACCACATCCGTTGATCATTGGTCCCTGCTGGGCAGGGATGCTGAGTACACCTGCACACCTACTCCTCCTCTACCTCCAccattctctctcactttccctggTTAGGGCTTCAGCTGGAGTTAAGTATTTAGTAAGTAGTTGTATGTGCAGCTGGTGGAGagggaatggaaaagaaattgttttgatTTGGTATGGGGAGTGACGAGGAGGAGGCTAGTACCTACCCCTAGGAGCACAAGTCTGGGGAACCAAGAGAGAGGAGTACCCAGCTCTTCCCTTGGGAGTCCTGAGTGGGGTACCCAAGGGGGAGCTGGAGAACTTGGTCCTGTTATGGGGggctgatggggtggggggaacctaAATTCCATCCTGGGGGTGAGAAGCCTGGACCCCATCTTTGGGGGACTTTGTCTAGGCCAGGCTTGAAGTTGGAGATTGCCTGTAGGCTGCTAACTGACCTCTTTGAGGTCAGACGTTCTGGTCTGGAGAGGAGGCATCTTCTAACCTTGTAGCCTATAGCCAGCCGGGTAGGTACGAGGTCCAGGCTGACCTTGTCACCCACTCCCCTTGTAGAATTTTGTTCATGAGTTGCGGGCAGAAGGCCTCTGGCAGCTCCAGCTGCTGCCCAGACTTGGCCAGGGCCTGGGTCAGCACCACTTCCTTCTTCAGATCTATGCCTCCCAGTGGCATGGCCACTAGCACGGCCTCTAGGCATGGAATACGGTGGTGGTGTAGCCATCacgggggtgtgggggtgtggtgTTCTCACAGCGGTGGGTTATCTTGAGGTCACTGACAGTGCTGGGACACTGTCCCCAGAACAGTTGTGGCGTCCCCAGGGGCAAGCGGTCTCGGGCTGACCTCAGGGTTAGGGGTGCCCAGAAGTTCCCACGCACCGATTTGCGCGCCCTGCGCACTCCCCTCCACAGCGCGCACGAAGCCCCGCAGGTCCCCCTAGCTCAGGGGGCTTTCGTCTCTCTTCAGGCGGATCAGACCCGGGAGTTGCTTGAGCTCCCTCCCCCTGAAAGgtcaccaggcgcccctgggccgTGGGTCCCTAGGACGCCATCGCTCCGAGCCTGCGGGGTGCGAGACCGCCGGACCCTGCGGCCGCCCTGTGTCCGGGTC
It encodes the following:
- the NCAPH2 gene encoding condensin-2 complex subunit H2 isoform X1; amino-acid sequence: MEDVEARFAHLLQPIRDLTKNWEVDVAAQLGEYLEELDQICISFDEGKTTMNFIEAALLIQGSACVYSKKVEYLYSLVYQALDFISGKKRAKQLSSVREQGADGDASSEAPQEADDQFLSLDDLPDSRANVDLRNDLPPREILIVPLLPMALVAPDEMEKNVSPLYSCQGEVLASRKDFRMNTCTAHPRGAFMLEPVGISPTETLLPRNQKEAEGAEEQPMEVCVCSSVPVLSASQEPGTSPEGPLPGGGDEDEDADGAVELPEPMAPDVPPEPQEPRSPQQSAAQPSRCVLRERREPMSLLKETPDPWQSLDPFDSLDAKPFKKGRPYSVPPCVEEVPGQKRKRKGVAKLQDFHQWYLAAYAEHADSRRPRRKGPSFADMEVLYWKHVKEQLETLRKLQRREVAERWLPRPEEGLWPVEEDRLEDSLEDLGAADDFLEPEEYAEPQEAKPGEAADLEAEAVPASLSYEELVRRNVELFIATSQKFVQETELSERIRHWEDTVQPLLREQERHVPFDIHTYGDQVVSRFSQLNQWCPFAELVAGQPAFEVCRSMLASLQLANDHTVEITQQPGLEAAVDTMSLRLLTHQRAHERFQTYAAPSTAQP
- the NCAPH2 gene encoding condensin-2 complex subunit H2 isoform X2, which produces MEDVEARFAHLLQPIRDLTKNWEVDVAAQLGEYLEELDQICISFDEGKTTMNFIEAALLIQGSACVYSKKVEYLYSLVYQALDFISGKKRAKQLSSVREQGADGDASSEAPQEADDQFLSLDDLPDSRANVDLRNDLPPREILIVPLLPMALVAPDEMEKNVSPLYSCQGEVLASRKDFRMNTCTAHPRGAFMLEPVGISPTETLLPRNQKEAEGAEEQPMEVCVCSSVPVLSASQEPGTSPEGPLPGGGDEDEDADGAVELPEPMAPDVPPEPQEPRSPQQSAAQPSRCVLRERREPMSLLKETPDPWQSLDPFDSLDAKPFKKGRPYSVPPCVEEVPGQKRKRKGVAKLQDFHQWYLAAYAEHADSRRPRRKGPSFADMEVLYWKHVKEQLETLRKLQRREVAERWLPRPEEGLWPVEEDRLEDSLEDLGAADDFLEPEEYAEPQEAKPGEAADLAEAVPASLSYEELVRRNVELFIATSQKFVQETELSERIRHWEDTVQPLLREQERHVPFDIHTYGDQVVSRFSQLNQWCPFAELVAGQPAFEVCRSMLASLQLANDHTVEITQQPGLEAAVDTMSLRLLTHQRAHERFQTYAAPSTAQP
- the LOC122225299 gene encoding protein SCO2 homolog, mitochondrial, which gives rise to MLLLVLAPKAWHRLSHLKPPALVWTPGGKAGHVRCRLLSRQGPGDTGRQSRPQGPGLGTRLLITALFGAGLGGAWLAARAEKEQRRQQQRTEALRQAAVGQGDFSLLDHQGRARRKADFRGQWVLMYFGFTHCPDICPDELEKLVQVVRQLEAEPGLPPVQPVFITVDPERDTVAAMARYVQDFHPRLLGLTGSAEQVAQVSRSYRVYYSAGPKDEDQDYIVDHSTAIYLLSPDGLFTDYYSRARSAEQIADSVRRHMAAFRSVLR
- the LOC122225300 gene encoding uncharacterized protein LOC122225300 translates to MGLAHAQTSVNVPAPQSLLLCARAQKVAGPAQSWAGRLPGPAPSRSVPRRPGFPRSHSPTSSRSRPPSCGFAAAVCCAVCRSARAGGGGKRSAKDEGVAKGARFEGTTTPAGPASGPRRPAVQLPPPAGVDASRGCARMSCAVPAGGGGPGESIHRNQLLALTHRTAPTPSSSPYIWSDYPASGLPVTPFTDPDRGFISNHDRCPRP